A part of Aegilops tauschii subsp. strangulata cultivar AL8/78 chromosome 2, Aet v6.0, whole genome shotgun sequence genomic DNA contains:
- the LOC109786339 gene encoding protein SPIRAL1-like 1 — protein sequence MSRGGSAGGGQSSLGYLFGDGEPAKPAAAPAAKPAPAEKPALAAADVTKQIPAGIPGSRANNYYRADGQNTGNFLTDRPSTKVHAAPGGGSSLGYLFGGK from the exons ATGAGTCGTGGCGGGAGTGCTGGAGGTGGTCAAAGTTCTCTGGGTTACCTGTTTGGAGATGGTGAGCCTGCAAAGCCTGCTGCAGCACCAGCTGCGAAGCCAGCACCTGCTGAGAAACCAGCACTGGCAGCTGCCGATGTAACCAAGCAGATTCCAGCTGGCATTCCAGGTAGCCGGGCGAACAACTACTACCGTGCAGATGGCCAGAACACGGGCAACTTCCTTACG GACCGTCCTTCAACCAAGGTTCATGCTGCTCCCGGCGGTGGCTCGTCCCTGGGCTACTTGTTTGGCGGGAAGTGA